In Neoarius graeffei isolate fNeoGra1 chromosome 17, fNeoGra1.pri, whole genome shotgun sequence, a single window of DNA contains:
- the rnf26 gene encoding E3 ubiquitin-protein ligase RNF26 has protein sequence MGLLQFIFSALGKCTDLICLLLDINFIIVNSLVRLFAALVHVISVLPMLLTNSLLECVDLCLFCMITMMDSMTVVTHNVVGGWLQLLGGVLESCKMIGYLSTHLLLRTKELLHRGLLSGQGFLRQICEGCGIVFSLLLYFVNTIINLLLIGTQNLYALLLTMVEAVASPLQKALELALTVLTFFYSTLVGTSILLWTPCRLAVEFVSSLGHLLISVFLLNSYGLLLTVVIIVSATVYLNRPLCQRGVQRIIDYVETVPALQRLQRTRQQLYLLERHLWQCIAWVHSRLGLWMTFAGMAALRTGDGPVQEVNTEQDLTDMPERVEMRDAAAAADDDEQPQALLPAPEPPDQVPPSSSSRRILRKMASEDSCKVPPADNLLTLLQEQEERKKCVICQDSTKTVVLLPCRHLCLCRDCTDLLLQQPIYQHNCPLCRRMILQTMDVYL, from the coding sequence ATGGGTTTGCTTCAGTTTATTTTCAGTGCTCTTGGAAAGTGCACTGACCTCATTTGCCTGCTTTTAGACATAAACTTCATCATCGTCAACTCATTAGTTCGGTTGTTTGCGGCGCTTGTGCATGTGATCAGCGTTTTACCCATGCTGCTCACTAATTCACTGTTGGAATGTGTGGATCTCTGTCTCTTCTGCATGATCACCATGATGGACAGCATGACTGTCGTGACCCATAATGTGGTCGGAGGCTGGCTGCAGCTACTTGGCGGAGTGCTGGAAAGCTGTAAAATGATAGGCTACCTGTCCACGCATTTACTGCTGCGCACCAAAGAGCTTCTGCATCGTGGGCTGCTCTCAGGACAAGGCTTTCTGCGGCAGATCTGCGAGGGCTGCGGCATTGTGTTCAGCCTTTTGCTTTACTTCGTCAACACCATCATCAATCTCCTGCTCATAGGAACACAGAACCTCTACGCTTTGCTGCTCACCATGGTCGAAGCTGTCGCCAGCCCGTTACAGAAAGCTCTGGAGCTGGCCTTGACTGTCCTTACCTTCTTCTACAGCACCCTGGTGGGCACTTCGATTCTACTTTGGACGCCGTGCAGACTAGCTGTGGAGTTTGTGAGCTCTCTGGGACACCTCTTAATCAGTGTCTTCTTGCTCAATTCCTATGGGCTGCTGCTGACCGTAGTTATAATCGTAAGTGCCACCGTCTACCTGAATCGTCCACTGTGTCAGAGAGGAGTTCAGCGAATAATTGACTATGTCGAGACAGTGCCTGCTTTGCAGCGGCTCCAGAGAACACGACAGCAGTTGTACTTGCTGGAAAGACACTTGTGGCAGTGCATAGCCTGGGTGCACAGTCGTCTTGGGCTTTGGATGACGTTTGCAGGAATGGCGGCTCTCAGAACAGGAGACGGGCCTGTTCAGGAAGTCAACACTGAGCAAGACCTGACTGACATGCCTGAGAGAGTGGAAATGAgggatgctgctgctgctgctgatgatgatgagcAGCCCCAAGCACTCCTGCCAGCTCCTGAACCCCCGGACCAGGTGCCTCCTAGTTCCAGCTCTCGCAGGATCCTGCGGAAAATGGCGTCTGAGGACAGCTGTAAAGTCCCACCTGCTGACAACCTGCTCACGCTCCTTCAGGAGCAGGAGGAGAGAAAGAAGTGTGTCATATGCCAGGACAGCACCAAAACCGTTGTGCTTCTGCCCTGCCGCCACTTGTGCTTATGCAGAGACTGTACCGACCTGTTGCTGCAGCAACCCATCTACCAGCACAACTGCCCACTGTGTCGCCGCATGATCCTTCAGACCATGGACGTATATCTCTGA